ACGTTTCGGCTAAATGAGACAGTTTCATAACCCAAAAGATTTTTTAGTGTTTAATAGATTTTTTGCGCCCGCAAAGCTAACTGATATGCAACTCATTTAAAACAAATGCCGGATTTTTTCATAACATTCCAAATAAGACGCACTATTTTTGATTAATTTCAATAAAACCACTTTTTTTAAGCATCTCATCTAACATAACATTTTGTTATAATGTAGCCGCGTTTACAGGAGAGTACACATTAATATAGGTCTTTTCCACATGCCCGTGCAGGTTTCATGTGGAAAAAAGCTAAAGAATGCCCGATTCTAACGCTGTTCGTAGATTAACAATTCTTTCTATCTTTGTTTGCTCAGGTTGTATAACCTCTCCGCCTTTACAGCGGGAATTCCTTAGTAAGTATAATAACAACATATCAACATGAAGTTTATCGTTTCTTCCTCTACTTTGTTAAAACAATTGCAGCAGATCAGCGGGGTTATCAACTCCAATACGGTATTGCCTATATTGGAAGATTTCCTTTTCATCATTGACAGGAACGAACTAACAGTAGTAGCTACAGACCTGGAGACTGTTATGAAAGTGAAGCTGGAGGTAGAAGCCAAGGAAGGCGGTCGTATCTGTATTCCCGCTAAAATCCTGATGGACTCCCTGAAAAATCTGCCTGATCAGCCACTGACTTTCAACATTGACCTGAACTCCTATGCGGTTGAAATCACTTCCGACAATGGTAAGTACAAGGTAATGGGTGAAAATCCGGAAAACTTTCCGAAAGAACCAACAGCAGATGATACCACTTCCTTTACAGTGACCTCTACCGCATTGGTAACTGCTATCAACAAGACCCTGTTTGCCGTGAGCAACGACGATCTGCGCCCTGCTATGACAGGTGTGTTCTTCGAACTCACTCCAAGCAGCCTCACTTTTGTAGCAACAGATGCGCACCGCCTGGTGAAATATGTCAGAACTGGTGTAGTATGCCCTAAAGCAGAAACTTTCATCGTGCCTAAAAAACCTTTGAACCTGCTGAAGTCAGCCCTGCCTGATAATGATAGCGAAATCAAGATTGCTTATAGCCAGAATCACTTCTTTGTAACACACAATGGTGCACAGATGATCTGTCGACTGATCGATGCCCGTTTCCCTGATTATAAAGTGGTCATTCCAAAGGATAATCCTTATCGCCTTACCCTGGTGAAGAGCGATTTCCAGAATGCCCTGAAACGTGTGAGCGTTTTTGCTAACAAGAGCACCAACCAGGTAGCACTGAGCATCACTGGCAGCGAATTACAACTCTCTGCACAGGACGTGGATTTCTCTTTCGAAGGTAATGAGCGTATGAACTGTTCCTACACCGGCGATGATATGCAGATTGCTTTCAATGCGAAGTTCCTCATCGAAATGCTGAACGCAGCAGAAGGTGATGAAATCACAATCGAACTGTCTACTCCAACCAAAGCCGGTATCCTGAAACCTTCTGAAAAAGAAGAGAATGAAGACCTGCTCATGCTGGTAATGCCACTGATGCTGAATAACTAATTCATTTATTACTACCGGCAGCTGCTGGTTTTTGCGCGGCCTTCCGGCTGCGCAAAAACCAGCCTCCAAAAAAAAATCGCGTTTGCCGACGGCAAACGCGATTTTTTTTACTTACTAATTATTTTTCTTTTATACATAACCCGATCACCCACATAAGCCTGTCTAAAATATTGCACCACAGCCACTTTCAGCCTTTTTATTCCCCAAAAATGTTGTAATTTGATATAGCCATTGAACCCATAACTAAATTCCCGTATATGGAATCGTTCTTCAATAACATTCCTTCTTTCTACCGCACCGCAATCCTTGTCGGTGGCCTGGTCCTTCTTTGGGTATTCGAAGGCGCTTTCCCCCGTTTCTATTTCAAATCTAACCGCTACTTCCACGCCGGCACCAACCTCTTCTTTACACTCACCACCGCCGTCGTGAACTTCAGTCTCGCCTTCCTCATCGTCAAAGCCTGCACATTCACCGCTAACCGCCATTTCGGCCTGCTATACCTTGTACCACTACCTAACTGGCTTCACGCCACGCTCGCCATCCTCATGATGGATCTGATCGGGGCCTACCTCGTTCACCTCATACAGCACAAAATTGCCTGGATGTGGCACTTCCATAAGATCCACCACATCGATACCGCAGTAGATGCTACCACCGCCCTCCGGCACCACCCCATCGAAAGCATCCTCCGCGTCATCGCACTCTTTGTCGCTGTCATCACCATGGGTATCCCCATCTGGATGGTATTCCTATACCAAACCATCTCTGTATTCATGTCACAGTTCAACCACGCCAATATCCACCTCCCCAAATGGCTGGATAATGCCCTGAGCTGGATCATCGTATCACCAGACATGCATAAGGTACACCATAGCCATTTCCAGCCGGAAACGGACACTAATTATTCCAATATTTTCTCAATCTGGGATCGCCTCTTTGGCACGTTTAAGAAGGTAAATGATACTACTTCCCTGCAGTATGGCCTGGATGAATACCAGGAAGAAAAGTATCAAAAGATAGGGGCACTACTCAAAGCACCGTTTGACAAACCTTTAAATCAATAAATATATGCAACAGCACACCACCTCTTCCACGTCCACTAAAGTTGCCTGCTACATTTCCCTGTTCGCAGGCGTATCTTCCGCCGTATATGCATTCGTGGCGAGAAACCCTGAAACAGGGCTTGTCTTTGCTATTGCAGCCATCATCATGGGTGGACTCTCAGATATAAAAGCCCGTAAGAATATTGATGATATGCAGGTCGCTACCGCCGGTATATTCATGGCCGTTGTAGCCCTCGCTGTTACCTTATGGCAAATTTATAGCTGACTAACCCCGAGGGAGAGGAGTGAACTTATTTACGTGACTTCACTTTTTTCCCTCCTGTTTCTTTCCTGTATTTTTCAAGATACCCCTCAGCGGCCTTCACAGGAAATAATACCAGTGAAGTATCCGTCAACTCCCTGATAATAGAGGTATCTACAGTTCTCGTACTATCCGATGATTTTACCCCCTCTGCATGATTCCAAAGTAACAGTGTATCATGTTGTAATTCCCATTTCTCATATACCAGCGAATACATATTCACTGCTATCGCCTTCCTGTTCTTTCTTAGCTCCATACCCTGCCATTCATTATCCTTTCCGGTTACAGGCTGCAACCATTTGCCAATCAGCTTTGCCGTGTCAATGACGACAGTATCAGGCACAACGGTAACGATTGAGTCAGCTACTATCACAGGCGTAGTATCCGCCGCCGGCATTAATGCCGACGTATCTACTACTGCCTCATTTTCAGGCGTGCGCGACGGATGACAGGCAAATGAAAACATGGTGATAACTCCCACCAGCAGATGGCTATTTTTCATATGCTCAAAGATATGGACTTTTTCCCCTACCTTTATGCTTCACTTTAGGGGTGTTTTCCAGGCCACCATACCCGGAAAGCTGAGATGAGACCCTCAGGACCTGACGCAGTTCATACTGCCGTAGGGAAAAGTACCTGGTTCAGCCAAGCCCGCTGCCAGGAATGAACTGAATCCTCACATCTTCTACCATCCTTAAAGTTTATTGTTTCACCTTAATTCATGCACTCATGGAAGTGACTGTAAACAATAAACTTTATGCGGTGCAGCAGGGAACAACCATCGCTGCCCTCTTACAGTTTATCCAATTACCATCAGACAAAGGCCTGGCCGTCGCCATCAACAGGGAAGTCATCCCTAAACCCGCATGGTCGCAACACCTTCTGCAAACCGCAGACAGTATTACTATCATCCGCGCTACACAGGGAGGTTAATTTTTCTTTCACTTAAAAATGATTGCACTGCAGGGATATCCCCTCGCAGCAGGACTTCTCATTTCTTCACCCATCTTATTTTTTGTATGAACATCGAAAACATTTCACGTACGCCACTGCCCGCGTCCAGGAAAATTTACATCAATGGCGTAGCCATGAGAGAAATAACGTTAACACCTACACGCCTGTATGGCAGTAAGGGAGAAACGACACCCAATGATCCATTGATCGTATATGATACAAGCGGGCCATACACCGATCCAAACATTGATATTGATGTACGCAAAGGCCTGCCCAAACTGCGCGCTGACTGGGCTTCCAACGTGAAGAATGAAACCCAGTTATCCTACGCACGCAAAGGCATCATCACACCCGAAATGGAATACATCGCTATCCGCGAAAACCAGGGCGCTACACAACAACACATTACACCTGAATTCATCAGGCAGGAAGTAGCCGCAGGCAGAGCCATCATTCCTGCCAATATCAATCACCCTGAATGTGAACCCATGATCATTGGGCGCAATTTCCTGGTGAAGATCAATGCCAATATCGGCAACTCTGCCGTTACCTCCAGCATCGAAGAAGAAGTGGAAAAAGCAGTGTGGGCCTGCCGCTGGGGAGCAGATACCATCATGGATCTCAGCACCGGCAAGAATATTCATGAAACCCGTGAATGGATCCTGCGTAACTCTCCTGTACCCATCGGTACCGTTCCTATTTACCAGGCCCTGGAAAAGGTGAATGGAAAAGCAGAAGACCTCAGCTGGGAAATATTCCGCGATACAATTATCGAACAGGCAGAACAGGGTGTGGATTACTTTACCATCCATGCAGGCGTATTGTTGCGCTATATACCTCTTACCGCCAATCGTATGACAGGCATCGTATCCCGCGGAGGCTCTATCATGGCCAAATGGTGCCTGGCACACCACCAGGAGAATTTCCTCTATACACACTTCGAAGAGATCTGCCAGATCATGAAGACCTACGATGTTTCCTTTTCATTAGGCGATGGCTTACGCCCCGGAAGTATTGCAGATGCGAATGATGCTGCCCAGTTTGCAGAACTGGAAACCCTGGGCGAACTCACTAAAATAGCCTGGCAATACGATGTACAGGTCATGATCGAAGGCCCCGGCCATGTACCCATGCACCTGATCAAAGAAAACATGGATAAGCAGCTGGAACACTGTCACGAAGCACCCTTTTATACATTAGGCCCCCTGACTACGGATATCGCTCCCGGTTATGATCATATTACATCAGCCATCGGTGCAGCCATGATTGGCTGGTTTGGTACGGCCATGCTGTGCTATGTTACGCCCAAGGAACACCTGGGATTACCGAACAAAGAAGATGTTCGCCAGGGCGTGATCACCTACAAGATAGCTGCCCATGCAGCTGACCTTGCCAAAGGCCATCCTGGTGCACAGCACAGGGATAACGCACTCAGCAAAGCCCGTTTCGAATTCCGCTGGGAAGATCAGTTCAACCTGGCCCTGGACCCTGACACCGCCCGCTCTTATCACGATGAAACTCTGCCTGCCGAAGGAGCCAAGGTCGCGCACTTCTGTTCTATGTGCGGACCACACTTCTGCTCCATGAAGATCACGCAGGAAATAAGGGAAGCCGGCATGGCAGAAATGGCCAGCACATTCCGCGAACAAGGCAACACTATTTATTCATAATCTGACAGTTATATAATCGCGGTACAGTTTTGGGATATGCTAATCAAACTCCATTACTTTGATACAGATCATCACACATACAGGCAAAATAAACCACGAACCAGCCCTCTGGTTACAATTATTACAGGCAGGTGCCGATAGTATACTGGTGCGCAAACCAGGATGGCAGGAAGCGGATTACGAAATGCTGCTGCTCAATGCACATCCTTCCTGTTACCCGCACCTCATCATAGCCGACCACCCTGTTTTATGTGAGCGCTATGGGCTGCTGGGGATACATTTTGGGGAGGCCATCAGGGGATCTATATCGCAGGAAGAGCTGCACAGGTACCAGCAACTGGGTTGTATACTCAGCACAAGTATCCATAGCGTTCATACACTGCCGGTAGTTAGTAATACCTGGAATCAACTGCTTCTAAGCCCGGTGTTTGATAGTATTTCCAAAGCTGGATATATGGCCGCGTTTGACACCAACTTCCGTTTAGACAAAGATGGCTATGCAGGCAATGTAATTGCATTGGGCGGTATTAATCAGCATACTGCTGATAAGGCCCGCCATATGCGCTTCGACGGCATTGCCCTGCATGGCGCCATCTGGCAACATCCGGAACGTGCAGTACGGACCTTCATCAGTATCCGTGATGCATGGTCAGGCAATTCATTCAGCTCATCATGATGACGATACAATACATTTCCCAGCAGACCGACACCTGCTCTCATCTTGACAATATCCGCATGGCCTGCGCAGCAGGCTGTAAGTGGATTCAACTGCGTATGAAACATGCAGATACGCAGGCTATTACCGCAACGGCAAGACTGGCAAAAGAAATCTGCGATGCACATGGCGCCACTCTTATTATTAATGATCATCCCGGCATTGCAGCACTGGTAGATGCACACGGCACACACGTTGGTAAGGAGGATATGACCGTAGCACAGGCAAGACGTATAGCCGGACCACATAAAATAGTAGGCGGTACAGCAAATACGCTCGAAGACATTTTACGACATGCCGCAGATGGTGCCGATTATGTAGGCATAGGCCCTTACCGCTTTACTACCACGAAAGAAAAATTAAGCCCGATCCTTGGGCTGGATGGCATCCGCAACATTATGTCTCAACTACGTGTAAAGATCCCTGTGATTGCCATCGGTGGCATTACTGCAGAAGATGTTCCGGGCTTATTCAGCACCGGTATACAGGGTATTGCCCTTAGCGGACTGATTACACATGCACCTGACAAACGCCAGCTTATATCTTCTCTTTATCAAACCATAGCACATGCAATCACTTCAAATAGCTGATCATACATTCACTTCCCGGCTCTTTACAGGCACAGGCAAGTTTTCTTCTTTACAACTGATGGAACAGGCCTTGCTGGCTTCTGCCACGCAATTAGTAACAGTAGCCCTCAAGCGGGTAGACATCCAGGACGCCGGCGACAACATGTTGCGGCATTTGCAATCGTTTAAACTAATGCCCAATACCTCCGGGGTACGTACTGCCAGCGAAGCGGTGTATGCTGCACAACTGGCAAGGGAAGCACTGGAAACAAACTGGGTCAAACTGGAAATACATCCGGATCCCCGTTACCTGATGCCGGATCCTGTTGAAACACTGCAAGCTGCGGAAGAACTGGTAAAACTAGGTTTCGTGGTCCTCCCTTATGTACACGCAGATCCTGTATTGTGCAAAAGATTAGAGCAGGTGGGCGTAGCAGCAGTGATGCCATTGGGGGCACCCATAGGTAGTAACAAAGGCTTACGCACAGCCGATTTCCTGGAGATCATCATAGAACAGAGCCAGGTACCCGTAGTCGTCGATGCCGGGATTGGCAGCCCCTCAGATGCTGCAAAAGCCATGGAGATGGGTGCCGATGCGGTTTTGGTCAACACGGCTATTGCGGTAGCAAAGGACCCTGTAGCCATGGCGCAGGCATTTGCAACAGCAATAGTGGCAGGCAGAATGGCTTACGAAGCAGGACTGGCACCGGTATACAGGCAGGCAGTAGCTTCCAGCCCTCTTATTGGATTCTTAGATGAAGTATAGCTATGGCAGATTTTAAAACACTCTTTTCCCAATACGATTGGGAGCAGGTAAAAGATAGCATTTATGCAAAAACAGCTGCAAATGTGGAGCAGGCATTGCATAACAAGCGGCGTACGATCGAAGACTTTAAGGCATTAATTTCCCCGGCTGCAGCGCCCTATTTACCAGCCATGGCTCACCTGAGTCAGCAGCTCACCCGGCAGCGGTTTGGTCATACCATGCAGTTATACATTCCGCTTTACCTGAGTAATGAATGTCAGAACATCTGTACCTATTGCGGGTTTAGTCTTGACAACAGGATAGCCCGCAAAACGCTGAACAGGGAGGAGGTGCTGGCAGAAGTAAAGGCGATCAAGGAGATGGGATACGACCATGTATTGCTGGTAACAGGGGAGGCACAGCAGACCGTAGGACTTCCTTATTTCAGGGAAATGCTGGAGCTGATCCGGCCTTACTTTTCCAACATATCTATGGAGGTACAACCCATGGATCAGTCAGATTATGAAGCCCTCATTCCAATGGGTTTGCATAGTGTATTGGTGTACCAGGAGACCTATCATGAGGCTGACTATAAACTGCATCATCCCAAAGGACGAAAATCGAATTTCAATTATCGCCTGGAAACGCCCGACCGCCTGGGCAAAGCGGGTATTCACAAAATAGGACTGGGGGTATTGATTGGACTGGAGGATTGGCGTACAGATAGTTTCTTTACCGCATTGCATTTACAATACCTGGAAAGGACGTACTGGCAAACGCGGTACAGTCTTTCGTTTCCGCGTTTACGCCCCTGTGCGGGTGGCCTGATGCCCAAGGCGGTGATGAGTGACCGGGAACTGGTACAACTGATCTGTGCATATAGATTACTATCTCCTGAGCTGGAACTAAGTCTTTCAACACGGGAATCTCCCCGCTTCAGGGATCATGTGATCCAATTGGGTATTACTACTATGAGTGCAGGCTCACGTACCAACCCGGGTGGCTATACAATGGGGGATGATTCGCTGGAGCAGTTTGAAATTTCGGATGAACGGGATCCGGCGGAGATAGCGGCTATGCTTCGAAACAATGGATACGAGGCGGTGTGGAAAGATTGGGATAAAGCATTCTGACAGCGCTTTATGGCCACGCATACTGAACCGGTATTTCAAGCCCACCGTTGGTGTAACTCACCGGCGCGAAACGGCTTCCGCCTTCGGCAGAATTCGTTTCGCGCCTATTTTCCTGATAAAAAAATAACAGTTCCGCCTGCAGGCGGAACTGTTATTTTTACCTAAATCCATTACTGAAATTTGTTACTTATAGACATAAGTAGCTGCTTAATATTCAAATGTAGGTTGCACATAATGAACAACAGCATTACGTTTCATTTTGAACAAAAAGAACAGCTATGCTTATAATGAACAATCTGTTCAGTGAACGACTTTTTCCAAATCACGATAAGTTCTCACCGTATCATGTGCACTTCTCAGCGCCCTGCGCTGATTGGCCACCAGCTCACGGATACTATATGGCATGGTAATACCTGAGCCCAGCACATCTTCATACGTACGCTGGGTGGCATCTTCTCCATACTCGCATGAAGACAGGATAGAGTGCCTGTCATGCCCTGAAAAAGTAGCTTTTACATCCATCCAGGTTCTATAGAGTTTACCATAAATAGTAGTATTGTGTGTAGGTTCCTCGCCACCATCCTGCAATATACCTTTCAGTTGATCTATATAAGTAATACTTTCTTCTCTCATTCTTTGGAACAGTGCTTTCAGATCGGCATCATCTGTCTGATCAATGGCCTTCAGGTATCCAGCTTCACGGTCATTATTGATCATGATCAGGTCATTCAGGGCTTCTATCAATTTCTCGTTCAATTGCATGATGATAGTTTTAAAAATGAATGAAGAATGTTGTGTTCTTTCAATATGAAATTCAAAAATTCTACCAGCCTTTTCGGATACGGGAGTTTAGCGGCTGATTCGCAATGAATATACTTACTGCTAACGGAAGATGCTTATCAGTAGCGTACATTTTACCTCCCTCCGGGGAATATGTTCTACAAAGCCTTTTGGCCGCAAATGCAGTATGTATAAGGATTCCGGGGCGCTAAAACGGTTTATACCTCGGTTAGAAGCACATCTTAAAGAAGAACTGCTTAACTGGCATAAATTTTCTATTCCTTAAGATAACCAAATCTTTTTGATATGAACGGCTTACTTTATTTAATTGCGATTATTCTGATCATCGGATGGATTTTGGGCGTGTTTGTTTACTCCGCAGGCAGCCTTATACATACCCTACTGGTTTTAGCGATTATCGCTATCCTCGTAAATATTATACGCGGTAGGGCTGTTTAACAGGCTACCTCAGAATAAGAAATTTCATCGGCAGCAGCCGACTGAAAGAGGGCATCCTCTTGAGTCGGCTGCACAGAAAATTGCTTTTACCTCCGGTGAAAGCAATTTTTTTTGCAATAACGTACCTTTGCCTCCATGAGAAAATATCTTTTGTTTAGCCTGCTTTTTGCAGCCTGCAGCACCTCCCGTCATCCTGTGAATACATCGGATGTATCTCAGCTCCGCCTCTTACACAAACTCATCGTTCCATACAACACCACCTTCAATGGCACGACAGTAGGAGGGCTCTCAGGCATCGACTACGACAGTGCCCGCAACGTATATTATCTCATTTGCGATGATCGCTCAGAACACGAAGCTGCCCGGTACTACACCGCCCGGGTGCCAGTCAATGGCGAACCGGTGACCTTCACTGCCGTGACTACACTCCCTATGCGCGATGGTCAGCCCTTTCCCGCCGGCAAAAACCTGGCACCCGACCCGGAAGCCATGCGTTACAATCCCAACACCGGTCACCTGGTCTGGAGCAGTGAGGGAGAGCGTATCGTCAACGCCAAAGACACCATTCTAAAAGATCCTGCTGTATACGAAATATCCCGCGACGGGCATTTCCTTGATACTTTTTCTATCCCTTCTCAAATGCACATGCAGGCAGGCAGCAATGGCCCCCGCAGGAACGGCACTTTTGAAGGGCTGGGCTTTACCCCGGATGGTAAATATATGTTCGTGAGTGTGGAAGAACCCCGCTATGAAGACGGTCCCCGTGCAGGCCTGAAAGATACGACTGCCTGGATCCGCATTATAAAATACGACCTGCAAACGAGGCAAGCCATTGCCCAGTTTGCCTACAAACTGGCACCGGTAGCCGCCGCTCCGGTACCTCCCGATTCATTTGCCATCAATGGCATTCCTGATATTCTTGTGTTGTCAGAAAACCAGCTTCTCATCATGGAACGCTCTTTCTCCACAGGCGTAAAAAATTGTACTATCCGCCTCTACAAGGCAGACCTTTCTCATGCCACAAATGTATCGGCTATACAATCTTTGCAGACAGATACCCACTTTACACCTGTTGTGAAAAAGCCTTTATTTAATTTTCAAAGTCTGCAGACATATGTAGATAATGTGGAAGGAATGACTTTTGGCCCCCGCCTGCCAAACGGCCACAGGAGCCTTATTTGTGTGGCTGACAATAATTTTTCAAACAAAGAAGAAACGCAGTTCTATATCTTCGATATTGAATAGCAATAGTATTTTATCAATGAGTGGTATCATCTAACTGTATAGTTGGAGATCCAGACATTGTCTGCTATATTGGAGAATCATTCGGGAATCTGAATGTATAATCTATGCCAATTTTTAGACTATCCGTGAAGACCCTATATTCCATTTGACGCAGTCAAAATAATAGGTTCTCCGCTCGTTACGAGCACCGTATGTTCATGCTGGGCCACAAAACTCCCATCTTTGGTCACCAGGGTCCAGCCATCTCCTAATGTATCAGCATAGTTTGCCCCGGTAGAGATAAAGGTTTCAATAGCGACCACAGAATTGCTGCGGAAACGGTTTCGGTTGAACCGGTCGTAGAAGTTAGGGATCTCCCTGGGTGCTTCGTGCAGGCTTCTGCCTATACCATGGCCGACCAGGTTCCTGATCACCTTGTATCCTTTTTCTTTGGCGGCATTTTCAACGATACGGCCAATGTGGGCCAGGCGAACTCCATCGCTGATATTGCTGATGGCCTTGTGCAGGATTTCGATAGAGGCATTGATAAGAGCAGTGTGCCTGAAAAGGTCTTCTCCCAGTACAAAAGAGGCACCGTTATCAGCATAATACCCCGCCAGTTCGCCAGATACATCAATGTTTACGAGATCGCCGGGTTGTAATATTTTCCCGGCGGAAGGGATCCCGTGGGCGACTTCGTTGTTCACGCTGATGCAGGTAAATCCCGGGAAATTATAGGTTAGTTTCGGTGCCGACCTGGCACCCATTTGAGTTAATAAAGCGCCGCCATACTCATCCAGTTCTTTTGTAGACATGCCGGGAGCGGCACATTGACGCATCAGCTGCAACACCTTGCCAACTACTTCGCTGATGGCCTGCATGCCGGATAGATCTGCTGTGGATGTAATGGACATAGTTCCTCCTTTTTTTTCCGAAACGGGTTTTCATGGTTGATGGTGAATGCCCTGTTTCAGGCATACCTTTTCTGGAACAGGTTTTCGCTCTTCATTGATGAATTCCCTTTTTCATGAACCCTTTATATCAGTTTGTCCAGACAGGCTACAATATTTGCGTGGATTTCCGCAATAGGTAGCATCTTGTCTGTTTTATCATAACATACTATTTTGGTAATGGCAGGGTCTGTATCTGCCAGTACTTCGTATTCTTTTCTGACTGCCAGCTGGAGGGAGAAATCCTTTTCATGGATGTCTTCCTTGCCATTCAGGTAGCTCCGGTCTTCATTTTTCATTCTTTTGGTCAGCGCCTGTTCTGTATGGGAAAAGGGCACATCCAGGTAAATGGAGAGATCCGGCTGGGGAATACGGTTGTACCCGTACTCAAACATGTTGATCCATTCACGCAATTCCTTTTTTTCGGCTTCAGTGCTCAGTTTGGCGCACTGAAAGGCGATATTGGACAGCACATACCTGTCTACCAGTACGGTATATCCATTGGCCAGCCATTCATTGATGGTGCTGGCAAAGTCTTTTCTATCTTCTGCAAAAATGAGGGCAACCAGCTGTGGGTGTACATTTTTCACATCCCCGAACTCCCCCCGCAAAAATTTAGCTACCAGGTCACCAAATACGCCACCGTTCTGACTTCTTGGAAAGTGGATAAAGCGGGTTTCTATGCCCTGCTGATGATAGTACCTGGTCAATAAGTCAATCTGGGTCGATTTTCCTGCTCCATCGAGTCCTTCTACGGCAATAAATCTGCTTTTCTGCATTGATCTGGTTTAGGGGCCAAAGATATTACATCTTTCAGGTATCCCGGCCAAAGATATAGGGATAAGCCCAGCCTGATCCGGTAATAAGCCGCAGATATTCCGCCTCTTTTAAGATGCGGGTTATAGGCGGCTTATAGGCGGGATATAGGCGGGTTATCTGCGGGTTATCTCCCTTATTGAGCCATGGTTAAGGGTTAGAGAAGATCACTGCAATTTTTGAGTTTTCTTTAACATATCCTTAAGGGACTTATACATT
This window of the Chitinophaga sancti genome carries:
- a CDS encoding ferritin-like domain-containing protein → MQLNEKLIEALNDLIMINNDREAGYLKAIDQTDDADLKALFQRMREESITYIDQLKGILQDGGEEPTHNTTIYGKLYRTWMDVKATFSGHDRHSILSSCEYGEDATQRTYEDVLGSGITMPYSIRELVANQRRALRSAHDTVRTYRDLEKVVH
- a CDS encoding lmo0937 family membrane protein: MNGLLYLIAIILIIGWILGVFVYSAGSLIHTLLVLAIIAILVNIIRGRAV
- a CDS encoding esterase-like activity of phytase family protein, giving the protein MRKYLLFSLLFAACSTSRHPVNTSDVSQLRLLHKLIVPYNTTFNGTTVGGLSGIDYDSARNVYYLICDDRSEHEAARYYTARVPVNGEPVTFTAVTTLPMRDGQPFPAGKNLAPDPEAMRYNPNTGHLVWSSEGERIVNAKDTILKDPAVYEISRDGHFLDTFSIPSQMHMQAGSNGPRRNGTFEGLGFTPDGKYMFVSVEEPRYEDGPRAGLKDTTAWIRIIKYDLQTRQAIAQFAYKLAPVAAAPVPPDSFAINGIPDILVLSENQLLIMERSFSTGVKNCTIRLYKADLSHATNVSAIQSLQTDTHFTPVVKKPLFNFQSLQTYVDNVEGMTFGPRLPNGHRSLICVADNNFSNKEETQFYIFDIE
- the map gene encoding type I methionyl aminopeptidase; this encodes MSITSTADLSGMQAISEVVGKVLQLMRQCAAPGMSTKELDEYGGALLTQMGARSAPKLTYNFPGFTCISVNNEVAHGIPSAGKILQPGDLVNIDVSGELAGYYADNGASFVLGEDLFRHTALINASIEILHKAISNISDGVRLAHIGRIVENAAKEKGYKVIRNLVGHGIGRSLHEAPREIPNFYDRFNRNRFRSNSVVAIETFISTGANYADTLGDGWTLVTKDGSFVAQHEHTVLVTSGEPIILTASNGI
- the tmk gene encoding dTMP kinase, with translation MQKSRFIAVEGLDGAGKSTQIDLLTRYYHQQGIETRFIHFPRSQNGGVFGDLVAKFLRGEFGDVKNVHPQLVALIFAEDRKDFASTINEWLANGYTVLVDRYVLSNIAFQCAKLSTEAEKKELREWINMFEYGYNRIPQPDLSIYLDVPFSHTEQALTKRMKNEDRSYLNGKEDIHEKDFSLQLAVRKEYEVLADTDPAITKIVCYDKTDKMLPIAEIHANIVACLDKLI